The window CGCAGGGCGCGCGCCGCGGCGGGCGGCGGCCCGGGCAGGACGGCGACGTCTGCGACAGCGGGGTCATCAGCATGCGGACTGGTAGAAGCCGGCACAACCATGCGCCGGAGTCTAGAAAGAGCTGACCGGGTCGGGAGGCTGCTCCGCGCCTCCCACGAGCCGGCCTGTCGGGAGCTGAGGCGCCTGCCCGCCCACCCACCCTGCCCGCCTGCTTCCCGGTTGAGAGGCATACGGCAGGGGCCCCTGATACCGGCCGGGCACGTAGCCGCGGCGCCGGCGCCGACCGGCGAATGTGAGGCGAGGCGCTGCGCGCCCGAGGGCGTGGCGCCCAGGCGCACCCAGTACCGTGTGCGGTACGGCACGGGCACGGATTACCCCGCGCTCTCGCGCGCCCTGATCCCTGGGACGGGGCGCGTTTCGAGCGCCGAAGGAGAGAGATGAGCTTCGACTTCAAGGTCGCGGACCTTGCGCTGGCCGAGTTCGGCCGCAAGGAGATCCGGCTGGCTGAGCACGAGATGCCGGGGCTGATGGCGACCCGTGCCGAGTACGCCGCGAGCCAGCCGCTCAAGGGTGCGCGGATCATGGGATCGCTGCACATGACGATCCAGACCGCCGTGCTCATCGAGACCCTCGTCGCCCTCGGTGCCGACGTCCGCTGGGTCTCCTGCAACATCTTCTCCACCCAGGACCACGCCGCCGCCGCGGTCGTCGTCGGCCCGAACGGCACCAAGGACGCTCCCGCCGGTGTCCCGGTGTTCGCCTGGAAGGGTGAGACGCTCGAGGAGTACTGGTGGTGCACCGACCAGGCGCTGGCCTGGCCGGACGGCGGCGCTCCCAACATGATCCTCGACGACGGCGGCGACGCGACGCTGCTCGTCCACAAGGGCGCCGAGTTCGAGAAGGCGGGCGCCGTCCCGGCGACCGACCCCTCGGACTCCGAGGAGTACGCGATCATCCTCGACACGCTGCGCAGCACGATCGCGGCGAAGCCCGGCCGTTGGACCGCGGCCGCCGAGGCGATCAAGGGCGTCACCGAGGAGACCACCACCGGCGTGCATCGCCTCTACGAGATGCACAAGGGCGGTTCGCTGCTCTTCCCGGCGATCAACGTCAACGACTCGGTCACCAAGAGCAAGTTCGACAACAAGTACGGCTGCCGCCACTCCGTCATCGACGGCCTCAACCGGGCGACCGACGTGCTCATCGGCGGCAAGGTCGCGCTCGTCGCCGGCTACGGCGACGTCGGCAAGGGCTGCGCGGACGCGCTGCGCGGCCAGGGCGCCCGGGTCATCGTCACCGAGATCGACCCGATCTGCGCGCTGCAGGCCGCGATGGACGGCTTCCAGGTCACCGTGCTCGAGGACGTCGTCGGGATCGCCGACATCTTCGTCTCGACCACCGGCAACTTCAACATCATCACCGCCGACCACATGGCGGCGATGAAGCACCAGGCGATCGTGTCCAACATCGGCCACTTCGACAACGAGATCGACATGGCCGGCCTGGGCAAGATCGCGGGTGTCGAGAAGATCAACATCAAGCCGCAGGTCGACGAGTGGGTCTTCCCGGACGGCCACTCGGTCATCGTGCTGGCCGAGGGCCGGCTGATGAACCTCGGCTGCGCCACCGGCCACCCGAGCTTCGTGATGTCGAACAGCTTCACCAACCAGGTGATCGCCCAGATCGAGCTGTTCACGAAGACCGACCAGTACCCGGTCGGCGTCTACACGCTGCCGAAGCACCTCGACGAGAAGGTCGCCCGCCTGCACCTGGACGCCCTCGGCGTGAAGCTCACCAAGCTCACCAAGGCCCAGGCTGAGTACATCGGCGTCGACGTCGACGGCCCCTACAAGTCCGACCACTACCGCTACTGATCGGGGCCGGCCGCCGTCGTCGACGGCGGCCGCCCAACCGCTCGACACGAAGGCCGCTCCCGCTATCGGGAGCGGCCTTCGCCGCTTGCGGGCCGCTCCGGCCGCCCGTCAGACTCCGGCGTGCTGGAAGGCGAAGACCTCCAGCACCGAGTCGGCGCCCGGGAAGAGCAGCCCCTCATGGCCGTCGTCCCAGCGGATCAGGTAGGGCGGCCCGGTCTCGCCGCGGGCCTCCAGAACGACTCCGTGTCGTTCGGGCTGGCCGATGGTGCGGCTGTGGACACATACGCGGTCGCCGACGTTCGCGTGCATCGCGATCCTCCTCGACTGTGGCGGTCGCCAGCAGGGTTTGTTCAGGCGATCATGTGAAGATAGTTACCCTTTGAGTTCTCTGAGTAACGTCGACCGGGCGGTCCGTTCGCGGCGCCCGGATCGAGGCCCGGCCGGCTCTGGATGTCTGACGCTTGGTCTGGATGACGACCGGATGTCCGATAGATGACATTCGTAGGCGCGAGTGGTCAGCCGTTCAGAAGATCTGAGGGAAATAGTTGCCTGGCGTTTGCTGTTTAGTAACGGCGAGCGATCACGGTATCGCTACCTTGCGTGACACTTCCGTTCGGTTTTGTCATCACAACCGAGTCGCGGGTCGCACCT of the Pseudofrankia saprophytica genome contains:
- the ahcY gene encoding adenosylhomocysteinase, encoding MSFDFKVADLALAEFGRKEIRLAEHEMPGLMATRAEYAASQPLKGARIMGSLHMTIQTAVLIETLVALGADVRWVSCNIFSTQDHAAAAVVVGPNGTKDAPAGVPVFAWKGETLEEYWWCTDQALAWPDGGAPNMILDDGGDATLLVHKGAEFEKAGAVPATDPSDSEEYAIILDTLRSTIAAKPGRWTAAAEAIKGVTEETTTGVHRLYEMHKGGSLLFPAINVNDSVTKSKFDNKYGCRHSVIDGLNRATDVLIGGKVALVAGYGDVGKGCADALRGQGARVIVTEIDPICALQAAMDGFQVTVLEDVVGIADIFVSTTGNFNIITADHMAAMKHQAIVSNIGHFDNEIDMAGLGKIAGVEKINIKPQVDEWVFPDGHSVIVLAEGRLMNLGCATGHPSFVMSNSFTNQVIAQIELFTKTDQYPVGVYTLPKHLDEKVARLHLDALGVKLTKLTKAQAEYIGVDVDGPYKSDHYRY
- a CDS encoding DUF1918 domain-containing protein; this translates as MHANVGDRVCVHSRTIGQPERHGVVLEARGETGPPYLIRWDDGHEGLLFPGADSVLEVFAFQHAGV